Sequence from the Thermomonas sp. HDW16 genome:
CAGTGGCGGGCTCGGCATGGGCATGGCGCAGCAGGATCAGTTCGCGCATCGGAACTCCTTTCGGTGGTGGATCAATCTTTTTTCAGCCAATGCAGCAACGGCACCCAGTCCGCCTGGTGCTCGCGCACCTGCGCCGAGTGATAGTCGAACAGGCTCTTGCCGAGGCCGGTCAACACCACGTAGGCCTGGCTGTCGCGCAGCTGCGCGACCAGCGGGAACGGCCAACTGCGCAGGATGTCCAGCGCTTGCTGGCTGGCATTGGTATGCGGTTTCAGGCGGTTGGCGACCAGGCCGACGCGCAGTTTCCCTTTGCGTACCCGCGGGTGCTTGCCGAGGGACTCGACGAAGCGAACGGCCGCCTCGATGTCCAGTGCGGACGGCTGGATCGGCACCACTACGGCGTCGGCGATATCGAGGAACTCCTCCAGGTCGCGTTCCATCGCGCCCGCCGGCGCGTCGATGATCATCCGCTGCGTGTCTTCCGGCAGCGACTTGCGCCAGTTCTTGCGCGTACCGTCCAGCGGCAGCACCGCGCTGGCCATGCCGGCACGGCGTTCGCACCAGCGCGTGGCCGAACCTTGCGGATCGGCATCGACAAGCACCGTGCGCAGCCCGGAGACCGCCGATTCCGCCGCAAGATGGGTGGCGATCGTGGTCTTGCCCACGCCGCCCTTGGAACAGGCCACCAACCAAGTCTTCATCGCCGCGCTCCGTTGCAGGATGACCGAAGCGTACACGTGGGCGTCGATGCGTGCATGACTCAGGCCGGATAGCGCTCCGCCACGTCCAGCCGCAGGCGCTCGACGGCCGTCGTCACATCCACCGCCAACGGCAGCACGCTGGCCCAGTCGCCACTGCGGCCGGCGGATTCCAGTGCGGCGGCGGCATCCGCCAGTTCCAACGCACCGACCAGCCGGGCCGCACCCTTGATCTTGTGCGACTGTCGAGTCATGCCCTGCAAGTCGCCAGCACTGCGCAAGGCCTCCAGCAGATCCAGGTCTTCGTTGGTGCTGGTGAGGAAGTCGTGCAACAGCGCGCGGATGTCTGCCGCGTCACCACCGGTCAAATCGAACAGCACTCGGCCATCCAACGCCGGCGGGTGCACCAATTGCGGCAGCCCGGCTTCCGCAGCGACGACCCGCTGGTTGTTCGCCGCCTGGATCGATGCGCCCTGCGCCACTGGCATCGGCGTGATCGACCCCGTCTGCGGCAGCCAACGCTGCAGGCAGGCACCAAGGGTCGCGATACCGACCGGCTTGGCCATGTAATCGTCCATGCCGGCCGCAAAGCAGCGTTCGGCCTCGCCTTTCAACGCAGAGGCAGTCAGCGCCACGATCGGCGTACGCGGCAGGCCACGCCGCGTTTCTTCGTCGCGGATCGCTTGCGCCAGCTGGTAGCCATCCATGCGTGGCATGTGCACGTCGCTCAGCAGCAGCGCGTAGCGCCCACTTCGCCAGCGCTCCAGGCCTTCGATTCCGTCATCCGCGGTTTCCGAGACATAACCGGCAAGCGCAAGCTGTCGCTGGATGACCTGTCGGTTGGTGGCGTGGTCATCAACCAACAGCACCAGGCTGCGCTCCCTTTCCGCCTCTTCAAGTGTCGGCAAATGGCGCGGATTGAAACCGGACACGGCTCGCCCCGGTGCGGCCATTTCCGGCAATTCTTCTTCTGGTGCGCGGTGCAACTTCACCAGCAGGCGCATCGTGGTGCCGATCCCCGGCACTGATTCCATTTCCACATCGCCACCCATCAGCTCGGCGATGCGGCGGCTGATCGCCAGCCCCAGCCCGGTACCGCCGAAACGGCGGGTGGTGTCGACCTCGGCCTGCGAGAACGGCTGGAACAGGCGTGCCTGCGCCTGTTCGCTGACCCCGATCCCGGTATCGGTCACCCGCATCACCAGCGCATCGCTGCCCAGCGCGCCATCGGCCGGATCGTGTCGGCGCAACTCCACCGCCGTGGTCACGCTGCCGTGCTCGGTGAATTTGATCGAGTTGGAAATGAAGTTGCCGATGACCTGGCGTACCCGTACCGGATCGGCGTAGTACGCTGGCGCGATACGTGGATCGATTTCGCAAGTCAGGGTCAGACCCTTGCTCGACGCCGAGCCCGCGTAGTTCGCCACCACGCTGCGCAGCAGGTCGGGCAGCGAGGTCGGCACCGGCTCGATTTCCATCCGGCCCGCCTCGATCTTCGAGAAATCGAGGATGTCGCCAATGATCCGCAACAAGGTTTCCGCCGAAGCCTGGATCACGTTGAGCGAGCGCCGCTGCTCGGTGTCGAGCTGTGTGTGCGAGAGCACTTCGATCATGCCGGTCACGCCGATCATCGGTGTGCGGATCTCGTGGCTCATCGCCGCCAGGAACGAACTCTTGGCATGGTTGGCATCGCGCGCGCGCGCCTCACTGTCGCGCAACGCGCGCTCCAGTCGCTTGATTGCGGTGAGGTCGGTGGCCACCGCCAGCAGGCCGACCATCGCGCCGGTGTCGTCGCGCATCGCCGACAATGCCAGCAACACCGGCAAGGTACGACCGCGCTGGTGGCGAAGCACGAATTCGCGCGGCGGCTCGCGGTGCTGCGCCAGCGCTCGCAAGGCCGTCCAATCGGCCAGCACGGGCTGGCCATAGGCCTCACTGAGGTGCCGCGACAGGGCGAGCACCGCGTCGGGATCGAGGATCGCATCCAGCTTTTCCCGCCCCAGCAGCGAACCGGCCGGCCAGCCAAGCATCTGCTCGGCGAATGGATTGATCTGGGAGAAGGTACCGTCCTCGTCCACCGCGAAGATCGCGGTTTGCGCGGCCTCCAGCAGCAATCGCTGGAAATGCTCGCGTCGTTCCAGCGCGATGCGTACGCGGTCGTTGCTGATCAACTGATCGGTGAGCTGGGTCTCGATCC
This genomic interval carries:
- a CDS encoding ParA family protein, coding for MKTWLVACSKGGVGKTTIATHLAAESAVSGLRTVLVDADPQGSATRWCERRAGMASAVLPLDGTRKNWRKSLPEDTQRMIIDAPAGAMERDLEEFLDIADAVVVPIQPSALDIEAAVRFVESLGKHPRVRKGKLRVGLVANRLKPHTNASQQALDILRSWPFPLVAQLRDSQAYVVLTGLGKSLFDYHSAQVREHQADWVPLLHWLKKD
- a CDS encoding ATP-binding protein — encoded protein: MRFDLSKFGIRHQLWGLFGLFLLTGALVLALDELGQYRAERSMVAMRDDVLAGMARIRRLSDAYSQDVVNTTFRARNYLVSWDDAVVAVDHAQATIDTEWAALQSSEFAGDDRALLIQALQDRTRADRAVRSLRQMLEAKDIRALGRFADRELYPAIDPLAERLQVVARRGQIRADALVQAEITRGTWVSRTRIALSLLCFVLVVLFGRRILRNGYKGVESLHELSQKMVQHDYTAKPHYRPTGELGEVMDSFLRMRGHVQRIETQLTDQLISNDRVRIALERREHFQRLLLEAAQTAIFAVDEDGTFSQINPFAEQMLGWPAGSLLGREKLDAILDPDAVLALSRHLSEAYGQPVLADWTALRALAQHREPPREFVLRHQRGRTLPVLLALSAMRDDTGAMVGLLAVATDLTAIKRLERALRDSEARARDANHAKSSFLAAMSHEIRTPMIGVTGMIEVLSHTQLDTEQRRSLNVIQASAETLLRIIGDILDFSKIEAGRMEIEPVPTSLPDLLRSVVANYAGSASSKGLTLTCEIDPRIAPAYYADPVRVRQVIGNFISNSIKFTEHGSVTTAVELRRHDPADGALGSDALVMRVTDTGIGVSEQAQARLFQPFSQAEVDTTRRFGGTGLGLAISRRIAELMGGDVEMESVPGIGTTMRLLVKLHRAPEEELPEMAAPGRAVSGFNPRHLPTLEEAERERSLVLLVDDHATNRQVIQRQLALAGYVSETADDGIEGLERWRSGRYALLLSDVHMPRMDGYQLAQAIRDEETRRGLPRTPIVALTASALKGEAERCFAAGMDDYMAKPVGIATLGACLQRWLPQTGSITPMPVAQGASIQAANNQRVVAAEAGLPQLVHPPALDGRVLFDLTGGDAADIRALLHDFLTSTNEDLDLLEALRSAGDLQGMTRQSHKIKGAARLVGALELADAAAALESAGRSGDWASVLPLAVDVTTAVERLRLDVAERYPA